A window of the Glaciimonas sp. CA11.2 genome harbors these coding sequences:
- the fliH gene encoding flagellar assembly protein FliH has product MKLSWAGKAMTRLSDLDHKSAPPKSLAKRPTALKSKESLSAWERWEMGSFQTTGPAAPPPGSASQDLSANEEPTLKQLQPVLLIDEAELTRLRTEAVQAGQEEGLKLGYLEGQKQGYADAIALGESEASQLRVLTASLSSALRNVDKEIADDLITLALDIARQLVLRELATDPELILIAVRSLLQTEPALSGNPRLLLHPEDLTLVKQYLSDDLQTAGWLLRADPSLNRGGCRVHATSGEIDATLETRWHRITTALGRSEKNLNHSP; this is encoded by the coding sequence GTGAAATTATCATGGGCGGGCAAGGCGATGACGCGTTTGTCTGATCTCGATCATAAGTCAGCACCACCGAAGTCGCTTGCCAAGCGACCCACCGCCTTAAAGTCCAAAGAGTCTTTAAGCGCGTGGGAACGTTGGGAAATGGGATCATTCCAGACAACCGGACCTGCCGCACCTCCACCCGGCAGCGCCAGTCAAGACCTTTCGGCTAATGAAGAACCTACTCTAAAACAACTCCAACCCGTGCTCCTGATTGATGAGGCCGAACTGACACGACTGCGGACCGAAGCAGTTCAGGCGGGCCAGGAAGAAGGCCTTAAGTTAGGTTACCTCGAAGGTCAAAAGCAAGGCTATGCCGACGCTATTGCCCTGGGCGAAAGTGAAGCAAGCCAATTGCGTGTGCTCACGGCTTCGCTATCAAGCGCCTTACGCAATGTAGATAAAGAAATCGCCGATGATCTGATAACGCTGGCGCTGGACATTGCGCGACAATTGGTTTTAAGGGAACTCGCGACTGATCCAGAATTGATTCTGATAGCAGTCCGGTCGCTATTGCAAACTGAGCCTGCCCTGAGTGGCAACCCCCGACTTTTACTGCATCCGGAAGATTTGACGCTGGTCAAACAATATCTGTCTGATGACCTGCAAACCGCGGGCTGGTTGCTGCGCGCTGATCCCAGTCTGAACCGCGGCGGATGTAGAGTGCATGCGACCAGCGGTGAAATCGACGCCACACTAGAAACACGCTGGCACCGGATAACGACTGCACTTGGTCGCAGCGAAAAAAATCTTAATCATTCGCCATGA
- the fliD gene encoding flagellar filament capping protein FliD, whose translation MTGIVTDGIGSGLQLGPLLDQLKAAEQIPLQALQAQSVSYTSKLSAYGTLSSLLNNFQTASSALAASALYQTVKATSGSASVLTAVAGANGAAGSYAINVSQLAQAQTLAAVGQASAKTSIGNGTVTIQFGKVSGGTLDPSTGKYSNATFAADASRAAGSVTIDSSSNTLEGIRDAINKSTTLGVTATIVSDGGTNPNRLVLTSNTTGETSSMQISVTGDAALENLLSQNVGGGNQNMQETVSAMNAKLTVNGIAITSASNTVTDAIPDVSMTLVSAANTTLTVARDTTAVSTAVTAFVTAYNNLQKAATTLTAYDGTSKTGAVLSGDSVLRSIQSGIRSLLTTPQNVTGGSTGGFASLSQIGVSLQTDGTLSIDSVKLSKALNTNLDSVGELFSGTTGNSGTGLGTQLTSLLKGFNATDGMLTAATSGVNKTLDDLSKQYKVMSAQIDDTMARYKSQFTALDLIVTQLNATSTYLTQQFDAINNTK comes from the coding sequence ATGACAGGGATTGTTACCGATGGTATTGGGTCTGGACTTCAGCTTGGCCCTTTGCTGGATCAGTTAAAGGCCGCTGAGCAGATTCCACTTCAGGCGTTGCAGGCGCAGTCGGTCAGTTATACCTCTAAATTGTCAGCCTACGGGACGTTGAGTAGTCTGCTGAATAATTTCCAGACGGCGTCCAGCGCGCTTGCTGCATCCGCTTTGTATCAGACAGTGAAAGCGACTTCAGGTTCGGCCAGTGTGCTGACGGCAGTTGCGGGCGCGAACGGCGCTGCCGGTTCATACGCTATTAACGTATCGCAATTGGCGCAAGCCCAAACGCTGGCAGCTGTCGGCCAGGCCAGTGCTAAAACGTCGATTGGTAACGGCACGGTGACGATTCAGTTCGGGAAAGTGTCCGGCGGCACGCTCGATCCATCGACTGGCAAATATAGTAATGCGACGTTCGCGGCAGATGCTAGTCGTGCTGCCGGTTCGGTGACGATTGATAGTTCCAGTAATACGTTAGAAGGGATTCGTGACGCCATTAATAAGAGTACGACGCTGGGAGTAACAGCGACCATTGTGAGTGATGGTGGTACTAACCCAAACCGTTTGGTACTGACATCAAATACGACTGGTGAAACTTCCAGTATGCAGATTTCGGTAACTGGTGATGCGGCATTGGAAAATCTTTTGTCGCAAAATGTGGGTGGTGGCAATCAAAATATGCAGGAGACGGTGTCTGCCATGAATGCGAAACTGACCGTCAATGGCATCGCTATTACGAGCGCCAGTAATACGGTGACGGATGCGATTCCAGATGTGAGCATGACCCTTGTTTCAGCAGCTAATACGACACTTACCGTGGCGCGCGATACCACTGCTGTCTCGACAGCCGTAACGGCGTTCGTAACTGCTTATAATAATTTACAAAAAGCCGCTACGACATTGACTGCGTATGACGGGACCAGCAAAACCGGGGCTGTACTATCAGGTGACTCCGTCTTACGCTCAATACAGAGCGGCATTCGTTCATTACTGACTACGCCGCAAAATGTCACTGGAGGTAGTACAGGTGGATTCGCCTCCCTCTCGCAAATTGGTGTTTCTCTTCAGACCGATGGCACGTTGTCCATCGATTCAGTTAAATTGAGTAAGGCACTGAACACTAATCTGGATAGCGTTGGAGAATTATTTAGCGGGACCACAGGCAATAGCGGCACTGGTTTGGGGACGCAGTTAACGTCATTGTTGAAAGGTTTTAACGCTACAGATGGGATGTTGACGGCGGCTACTTCCGGTGTCAATAAGACGCTGGATGATCTCAGCAAGCAATACAAGGTCATGTCTGCGCAAATCGACGACACGATGGCGCGCTATAAAAGTCAGTTCACTGCGTTGGATTTGATTGTCACCCAACTAAATGCGACAAGCACCTATTTGACCCAACAGTTCGACGCAATCAACAATACGAAATAA
- the fliJ gene encoding flagellar export protein FliJ, with product MSNTLPLAMLIELAQNKTDESTRRLGQLQNAHTSAAQKLALLLEYRQEYYDKLQAQMRDGVPSARWRNFQHFIGTLDGAIDQQSAIAAQADTRLSNGRIDWQQNKRRLSSFGTLAERNRQRQLGIINKREQRDSDEHAARQFQLRTATD from the coding sequence ATGTCCAATACTTTACCGCTCGCCATGTTAATTGAACTGGCTCAAAATAAAACCGACGAATCTACTCGTCGACTCGGCCAACTACAAAATGCCCACACCAGCGCAGCGCAAAAATTGGCGTTGCTACTGGAATATCGACAAGAGTATTACGATAAGCTGCAAGCCCAAATGCGCGATGGCGTGCCGTCGGCGCGGTGGCGTAACTTTCAGCATTTCATCGGAACATTAGACGGTGCTATCGACCAGCAAAGTGCGATTGCCGCGCAAGCGGATACGCGCTTGTCGAATGGCCGTATCGACTGGCAACAGAACAAACGTCGTCTGTCATCATTCGGCACCTTAGCCGAACGCAATCGACAACGACAACTTGGCATAATCAACAAGCGTGAACAACGCGATAGCGACGAACATGCCGCCCGACAATTCCAGTTGCGTACCGCGACGGACTAA
- a CDS encoding flagellar protein FliT, translating into MRCQSDVIHCYEQIKPITGRMLALARAGDWDAMPPLEEEFRRYVNHLKTIESSYPLDPSELEKKYLLLRQILADDAEIRDLLTPQVARLGILMGNLRRQQNLNQAYGR; encoded by the coding sequence ATGAGATGTCAAAGCGATGTAATACATTGTTACGAGCAAATTAAACCCATCACCGGCCGCATGCTGGCATTGGCTCGGGCTGGTGATTGGGACGCAATGCCACCGCTGGAAGAGGAATTTAGAAGATATGTTAATCATCTCAAAACGATAGAGTCGAGCTATCCACTTGATCCGTCTGAGTTGGAAAAGAAATACTTATTACTCCGACAAATATTGGCTGATGATGCCGAGATCCGCGATCTGCTGACGCCGCAGGTTGCACGATTAGGTATTCTGATGGGAAATCTACGGCGTCAGCAGAATCTCAATCAGGCCTATGGTCGATAG
- a CDS encoding flagellin: protein MASVINTNSLSLLTQNNLTKSQSSLSTAIERLSSGLRINSAKDDAAGQAIANRFTANITGLTQASRNANDGISLAQTTEGALTEVNNNLQRIRELAVQAANGSNSGSDLKSIQDEITQRLAEIDRTSAQTDFNGVKVLASNKALSIQVGANDGQTIDINLQKMDTTALGMNGFNVDGSGTANSTAAVKDLKAAGYAAGTVTNGTTAYTKAYGASDAATLSTVFGKIASGDTVTDSVNPTASYKSNGTSFDFADTARSLAKVRTDLKPAAGAFTTINVKIGGTSQDAKIDSSGKLTAADDGSVLYLDATGNLSKTNAGSDPQANINGGTGTGDILESMSKTGGTSGVITSGAAKYTLTVATATVGSTGLNISNSALSSQLSASSATVGSTMAITLAGTKYDVKNTAGTVAVTDDASTKAVNVDMNGALTTDTAATLYVHDNGTVTDSASNQVYNDSAHADKFTLNKGSGSTATANALSVIDAALSNVDGLRSSLGAVQNRFASTISNLGTTIVNLSSSRSRIEDANYATEVSNMTRAQILQQAGTSVLSQANKTTQSVLSLLQ, encoded by the coding sequence ATGGCATCAGTCATTAACACCAATTCCCTTTCGCTGCTGACCCAAAACAACCTTACCAAGTCACAGTCTTCGTTGAGTACCGCGATTGAGCGCCTATCGTCCGGTTTGCGGATTAACAGCGCTAAAGATGATGCGGCAGGTCAAGCAATTGCTAACCGCTTCACAGCAAACATCACCGGTTTGACCCAAGCCTCACGTAACGCGAACGATGGTATCTCGCTAGCGCAAACCACTGAAGGCGCGTTGACCGAAGTTAACAATAACTTGCAACGGATTCGTGAGCTGGCGGTGCAGGCAGCTAACGGTAGTAACTCCGGCAGCGATCTGAAGTCGATTCAGGATGAAATTACCCAACGTTTGGCGGAAATTGACCGTACATCGGCACAAACTGATTTCAATGGCGTCAAAGTATTAGCCTCAAACAAAGCGCTCTCCATTCAGGTTGGTGCAAACGATGGTCAAACCATTGACATCAATTTGCAAAAGATGGACACCACTGCGCTAGGTATGAACGGCTTTAACGTCGATGGCTCAGGAACGGCGAACTCAACGGCAGCGGTTAAAGACTTAAAAGCAGCGGGTTACGCAGCTGGGACTGTTACCAACGGCACGACAGCGTATACCAAAGCATATGGCGCATCGGACGCTGCGACGCTGTCGACAGTATTTGGCAAGATTGCAAGTGGCGACACGGTCACGGATTCTGTTAATCCAACCGCTTCGTATAAATCTAACGGTACAAGTTTTGACTTTGCCGATACGGCACGTAGTCTTGCCAAAGTACGCACGGATTTAAAGCCAGCTGCAGGCGCATTCACAACAATCAATGTAAAAATTGGTGGTACCTCACAAGATGCCAAAATTGATTCAAGTGGTAAGTTAACGGCAGCCGATGATGGTTCCGTTCTTTATCTTGATGCAACTGGAAACCTGTCAAAAACTAATGCTGGTAGTGATCCGCAAGCGAATATCAATGGCGGTACGGGTACCGGTGATATTCTTGAAAGTATGAGTAAGACAGGTGGTACAAGTGGTGTAATCACTTCAGGTGCAGCCAAATACACACTGACTGTAGCCACTGCTACTGTAGGATCTACTGGTCTCAATATATCCAACTCAGCGTTGAGTTCGCAACTTAGTGCTAGCAGCGCTACTGTTGGTAGTACGATGGCTATCACGCTTGCTGGAACTAAGTACGATGTCAAAAATACTGCTGGTACTGTAGCAGTCACTGATGATGCTTCAACCAAAGCAGTGAATGTTGATATGAATGGTGCGCTAACGACTGATACTGCTGCAACATTGTATGTGCATGATAATGGCACTGTCACCGATAGCGCTTCTAACCAGGTCTACAACGACTCTGCACATGCTGATAAGTTCACGTTAAATAAAGGTAGTGGCAGCACTGCTACCGCCAACGCGTTATCGGTCATTGATGCTGCGCTGTCGAACGTTGACGGTTTGCGTAGTTCATTGGGTGCGGTACAAAACCGTTTTGCATCCACGATCTCTAACCTTGGTACAACTATCGTCAATTTGTCTTCTTCACGTTCACGTATTGAAGATGCAAATTACGCGACTGAAGTGTCGAACATGACGCGCGCTCAAATCTTGCAACAAGCCGGTACTTCGGTGTTGTCGCAAGCGAACAAGACAACGCAAAGTGTTCTGTCGTTGTTGCAATAA
- the fliS gene encoding flagellar export chaperone FliS has protein sequence MYSSQGSKVINSGAQAYAKMGVESAVMSASPHHLITLLFDGARTAINMARHHMVNKEIVAKGNAISKAINIIDNGLKASLDAEIGGKDGAELVANLSALYDYIKQRLMFANLRNDPALLDEAARLLENIGSAWREIDPNKKS, from the coding sequence ATGTACTCGTCACAAGGTTCCAAGGTGATCAATTCAGGCGCACAGGCCTATGCAAAGATGGGTGTCGAAAGCGCCGTTATGAGCGCCTCGCCACACCACCTCATTACCTTGCTGTTTGATGGTGCCAGGACCGCTATTAACATGGCACGCCATCATATGGTTAATAAAGAGATCGTTGCCAAGGGCAATGCCATTTCTAAAGCGATTAATATTATAGATAACGGCCTGAAGGCAAGTCTTGACGCTGAGATAGGCGGTAAGGATGGCGCTGAACTGGTAGCGAATTTGTCGGCTTTATATGACTATATCAAGCAGCGTTTGATGTTCGCCAACTTGCGTAACGATCCTGCGCTGTTGGATGAGGCGGCTCGCTTACTGGAAAATATTGGCTCAGCGTGGCGTGAAATTGATCCAAATAAGAAGAGTTGA
- the fliF gene encoding flagellar basal-body MS-ring/collar protein FliF, whose amino-acid sequence MSVASTGAKENAADTNKFSLLEQLRANPKLPIIIGGAAVIAAIFALWLWTRAPDYRVLFSNLSDRDGGAIIASLQQMNIPYKFADGGGAVLVASDQVYDARLKLASQGLPKGGSVGFELMDNQKFGVSQFAEQVNYQRALEGEIAHSIESISSVATARIHLAIPKPSLFVRDQQKPSAAVILTLHRGRAIDEGQVSAIAHLISSSVPDLNANNVTVVDQAGNLLSVPSAGNRGLDASQLKFSQEIEQSYIRRIEAILQPIVGSGNVKAQVVADIDFATVENTDEKYRPNQDPEKAAIRSQQSSDSNQQGATPAGGVPGALSNQPPLNPTAPIVTAAANRPLPGATAAAGGQSTTQASANPIGAANRPASTGGSSNVRRDVTTNYEVDRSIRHVQQSAGGIKRLSVAVVVNYRGIRNAQGKIAAQAIPPAELEQVRNLVREAMGFNTERGDSLNVVNSQFVSSEIVEPVLPWWQQPENIALGKTLGQYLLIAVLGLWLWFGVLRPLLRKYLAPPLEVPQALPINAEPAEDIPAETVSLSAEAQVRANMRHQENLTHAKALSEKDPKLVAMVIKNWMDSGKNANG is encoded by the coding sequence ATGAGCGTAGCTTCGACTGGCGCTAAAGAAAATGCAGCAGATACAAATAAATTTTCATTATTAGAACAGCTGCGTGCTAATCCCAAGTTACCAATAATTATTGGCGGCGCGGCGGTGATTGCCGCGATTTTCGCCCTTTGGCTGTGGACGCGTGCGCCCGATTATCGCGTACTGTTTAGCAATCTGTCAGACCGTGACGGCGGCGCCATCATCGCTTCATTGCAGCAAATGAATATCCCTTACAAATTTGCAGACGGCGGTGGCGCTGTCTTGGTCGCATCCGATCAAGTCTACGACGCGCGTCTCAAACTGGCCTCGCAAGGGCTGCCAAAAGGCGGTTCGGTTGGGTTCGAATTGATGGATAATCAAAAATTCGGCGTCAGTCAGTTTGCTGAGCAGGTTAACTATCAACGCGCATTAGAAGGTGAAATTGCCCATTCGATAGAGTCCATCTCTTCCGTCGCTACCGCGCGAATTCATCTCGCCATTCCTAAACCATCGTTATTTGTCCGTGATCAGCAAAAGCCAAGCGCCGCAGTGATCCTGACACTACATCGCGGGCGCGCAATTGATGAGGGCCAGGTGAGCGCCATTGCTCACTTGATTTCCAGCAGTGTGCCGGACTTGAACGCGAATAACGTCACGGTAGTCGATCAAGCAGGAAATCTACTTTCGGTGCCAAGCGCAGGCAATCGCGGGCTGGACGCGAGCCAGCTCAAGTTTTCTCAGGAAATAGAGCAAAGCTATATTCGTCGCATAGAAGCAATTTTGCAACCAATTGTCGGCTCTGGAAATGTGAAGGCCCAAGTTGTGGCCGACATTGACTTTGCAACAGTCGAAAATACCGACGAAAAATATCGCCCAAATCAAGATCCGGAAAAAGCAGCAATCCGCAGTCAGCAATCGAGTGACTCTAATCAACAGGGCGCCACTCCGGCAGGCGGCGTTCCCGGCGCTTTATCGAATCAACCGCCACTCAACCCAACAGCACCGATTGTCACCGCAGCCGCCAACCGACCATTGCCGGGCGCAACGGCCGCTGCCGGTGGTCAATCAACCACGCAGGCAAGCGCAAATCCAATCGGCGCAGCCAATCGGCCTGCAAGTACTGGCGGTTCCAGCAACGTACGCCGCGATGTCACTACCAACTATGAGGTTGACCGCTCAATTCGTCATGTTCAGCAGAGCGCTGGCGGGATCAAACGATTGTCGGTTGCTGTTGTCGTCAATTACCGTGGCATTCGCAATGCTCAGGGAAAAATAGCTGCACAAGCGATTCCGCCAGCTGAACTAGAACAAGTGCGCAATCTCGTCAGGGAAGCAATGGGTTTCAACACTGAACGTGGCGATTCGCTCAATGTTGTCAATAGCCAGTTTGTTTCCTCCGAGATTGTAGAACCGGTATTGCCATGGTGGCAGCAACCTGAAAATATCGCTCTGGGGAAGACATTGGGCCAATACCTGCTCATTGCTGTACTTGGCCTCTGGTTGTGGTTTGGCGTGCTACGGCCATTATTGCGCAAATATCTGGCACCACCATTAGAAGTACCGCAGGCATTGCCAATCAATGCTGAGCCGGCCGAAGACATCCCGGCAGAAACTGTCTCCTTGAGTGCGGAAGCCCAAGTGCGTGCCAACATGCGTCATCAGGAAAATCTGACGCATGCCAAAGCTCTTTCAGAAAAAGATCCAAAGTTGGTGGCGATGGTGATTAAAAATTGGATGGACTCAGGGAAGAACGCCAATGGATAA
- the fliG gene encoding flagellar motor switch protein FliG, whose protein sequence is MDNEGIKKSAILLLSLGEDGAANVFKHMTPQAVQALCVVMSQLRNVKRDHISTVLDEFRVETEQFSAISLDSSSYIRAVLNKAVGGDRASDLMEDILNSADHTRGIESLNWLEATEVAELIRDEHPQIIATMMVHLERSKASKVLELLDERLRHDVVLRIATFGGVQPAALNELTEVLSGLLSGHGTKRSRLGGVRAAAEMLNLMSSAQEESVIQHVRNYDDDLAQRIVDEMFLFENLLEIDDRGIQMLLKEIESETLIIALKGAPQELRDKFLNNMSQRAAEMLRDDLELRGPVRVSQVETHQKVILQIVRRLADSGEIIMGGQGDDAFV, encoded by the coding sequence ATGGATAACGAGGGAATCAAAAAAAGCGCAATCCTCCTGTTATCACTCGGCGAGGATGGCGCCGCCAATGTATTTAAACATATGACACCGCAGGCTGTGCAGGCGCTGTGTGTAGTTATGTCCCAATTGCGTAACGTAAAGCGCGATCACATTTCAACGGTACTCGACGAATTTCGGGTAGAGACCGAGCAATTCTCGGCCATCAGTCTGGATTCAAGTAGCTATATCCGTGCCGTTCTGAATAAAGCGGTCGGCGGCGATCGTGCCTCCGACCTGATGGAAGACATTCTCAATTCGGCCGACCATACGCGTGGTATCGAAAGCCTGAACTGGCTCGAAGCGACTGAAGTCGCCGAACTGATTCGCGACGAACACCCGCAAATTATCGCCACCATGATGGTGCATCTGGAGCGCAGCAAGGCATCCAAAGTATTGGAATTACTCGACGAACGTCTGCGTCATGATGTGGTTCTCCGGATTGCTACTTTTGGTGGTGTACAACCTGCTGCATTGAATGAACTAACCGAAGTATTGTCTGGTCTGCTTTCCGGACATGGCACAAAACGCAGTCGACTTGGCGGTGTCCGCGCAGCCGCAGAAATGCTTAATTTAATGAGTAGTGCGCAGGAAGAGTCGGTCATTCAACACGTACGGAATTACGATGACGATTTGGCACAACGCATTGTTGACGAGATGTTCCTGTTCGAAAACCTGCTGGAAATCGACGACCGCGGCATTCAAATGCTGTTGAAGGAAATCGAATCGGAAACACTCATCATCGCTCTCAAAGGTGCACCGCAGGAATTACGCGACAAATTCCTCAACAATATGTCACAACGCGCTGCAGAAATGTTACGTGACGATTTAGAACTACGTGGGCCGGTACGTGTGTCTCAAGTAGAAACCCATCAGAAAGTGATTCTACAAATTGTCCGGCGCTTAGCTGATTCTGGTGAAATTATCATGGGCGGGCAAGGCGATGACGCGTTTGTCTGA
- the fliE gene encoding flagellar hook-basal body complex protein FliE, with protein sequence MAIAAIESVLQQLRATAQVAGASSSSAANPVGESIGGGFAGEMKKSLERISNAQTHAMGQAESFELGKPGVALNDVMVDLQKANVGFQMGLQVRNKVVSAYQEIMNLPA encoded by the coding sequence ATGGCGATAGCGGCAATTGAGTCGGTTTTGCAGCAATTACGGGCTACCGCGCAAGTTGCGGGAGCGTCTTCGTCTAGTGCCGCTAATCCTGTTGGGGAGTCGATTGGTGGTGGCTTTGCAGGTGAAATGAAAAAATCATTGGAGCGTATTAGCAATGCGCAAACGCACGCGATGGGTCAGGCGGAGTCGTTTGAACTAGGCAAACCGGGAGTTGCGCTCAATGACGTCATGGTGGATTTGCAAAAAGCCAATGTAGGCTTTCAAATGGGACTACAAGTTCGCAATAAAGTGGTAAGTGCTTATCAAGAGATTATGAATTTGCCTGCTTGA
- the fliI gene encoding flagellar protein export ATPase FliI, which produces MNLHETDNYADTDLAASAATNAHLQTWRRSLGSASIDIARSTPIRTYGRLTRAVGLVLEAVGLRLPVGSDCLIELPQGYSQRTTEAEVVGFAGDRTFLMPRSEVAGLIPGARVYPMTAAPSSLIANDAESGHIDEPTIQNGAKRLPVGSGMLGRVVDAMGRPLDDLGPLNFSREVPLSAAPINPLTRAPIDSVLDVGVRAINALLTVGRGQRMGLFAGSGVGKSVLLGMMARYTSADVIVVGLIGERGREVKDFIENTLGAEGMARAVVVAAPADTSPLLRLQGAAYATCLAEFFRDQGKDVLLIMDSLTRYAMAQREIALAVGEPPATKGYPPSVFAKLPALVERAGNGARDASGQGGSITAFYTVLTEGDDQQDPIADAARAILDGHIVLSRSLAEAGHYPAIDIEASISRAMTALITPLQFASVRHFKQMLSRYQRNRDLISVGAYAAGNDLQLDKAIAHYPEIEAFLQQEMDERTGVEESLARLNAIFSRS; this is translated from the coding sequence ATGAACCTCCACGAAACCGATAACTACGCCGATACCGATCTTGCCGCCTCGGCGGCGACCAACGCCCATCTTCAAACCTGGCGGCGGAGTCTTGGTAGTGCCAGTATCGATATTGCTCGCAGCACACCAATCCGCACTTACGGTCGGCTGACGCGCGCCGTCGGTTTGGTGTTGGAAGCGGTCGGATTACGTTTGCCGGTCGGCAGTGATTGCCTGATCGAATTGCCTCAAGGTTATTCCCAACGTACCACCGAAGCCGAAGTCGTCGGCTTTGCCGGTGACCGTACCTTTTTGATGCCACGGAGTGAAGTCGCTGGCTTGATACCCGGTGCACGCGTCTATCCAATGACGGCAGCACCCTCCTCGCTGATAGCAAACGATGCTGAATCAGGCCATATTGATGAGCCAACAATACAGAACGGTGCCAAGCGTTTGCCAGTCGGTTCGGGCATGCTGGGACGTGTGGTCGATGCTATGGGACGTCCACTGGATGACTTAGGGCCGCTCAATTTTTCCCGTGAAGTGCCACTTTCTGCTGCGCCAATCAATCCATTGACCCGCGCGCCGATTGACTCAGTGCTGGATGTCGGTGTACGCGCCATCAATGCTTTACTGACAGTCGGGCGCGGTCAGCGCATGGGCTTATTTGCCGGCTCCGGCGTCGGTAAAAGCGTATTGCTCGGCATGATGGCGCGCTATACGAGCGCTGACGTAATAGTGGTTGGCTTGATCGGCGAACGCGGCCGCGAAGTAAAAGATTTTATAGAAAACACGCTCGGCGCAGAAGGAATGGCGCGTGCAGTAGTCGTTGCCGCACCAGCAGACACATCGCCATTACTCCGTCTGCAAGGGGCCGCTTATGCAACTTGTCTGGCTGAATTTTTCCGCGATCAAGGCAAAGATGTATTACTGATCATGGACTCACTGACGCGCTATGCTATGGCACAGCGTGAAATTGCGTTAGCGGTCGGCGAACCACCCGCGACTAAGGGGTATCCACCATCGGTATTTGCCAAGTTGCCAGCATTGGTTGAAAGAGCCGGTAACGGTGCACGCGACGCCAGTGGACAAGGTGGATCGATTACCGCTTTTTATACAGTGCTGACAGAAGGCGATGACCAGCAAGATCCCATCGCTGACGCCGCCCGTGCCATTCTGGATGGTCACATCGTCCTATCGCGCAGCCTGGCTGAAGCGGGCCACTATCCGGCAATTGATATCGAGGCATCCATTAGCCGCGCCATGACCGCATTGATCACGCCACTACAATTTGCATCGGTTCGGCACTTCAAGCAAATGCTATCGCGCTACCAACGTAATCGTGATTTGATCAGTGTCGGTGCATATGCCGCCGGTAATGACCTGCAATTGGATAAGGCCATCGCACACTATCCTGAAATCGAAGCATTTTTACAGCAGGAGATGGATGAACGTACCGGTGTCGAAGAGTCACTGGCCCGATTAAATGCCATCTTTTCCCGGTCCTGA